Proteins from a single region of Anthonomus grandis grandis unplaced genomic scaffold, icAntGran1.3 ctg00000895.1, whole genome shotgun sequence:
- the LOC126749918 gene encoding uncharacterized protein LOC126749918 yields the protein MRGQNPVVLTSYIYGDEDAENIVNIFQTFKVRVNEIDMSQDTAAMDTKTETSLDLSEDVQHGSGSEALKHRDLLKWLKRQTKKTFSVKTLKRRIPIFNYLPQYTWEIALSDFLAGITVGLTIIPQAIAYSNVAGLPAQIDIGKSACDKLGSIRRS from the exons ATGAGGGGCCAAAATCCAGTGGTGCTCACTTCGTACATATACGGCGACGAGGATGCCGAAAATATCGTGAAcatttttcaaacttttaaagttCGCGTCAACGAGATCGATATGAGTCAAGATACTGCGGCAATGGACACTAAAACAG AAACCAGTCTGGATTTATCAGAGGACGTGCAACATGGATCAGGCAGTGAAGCTTTAAAGCATCGCGACCTCTTGAAGTGGCTAAAACGACAAACTAAGAAAACGTTCAGCGTGAAAACCTTAAAGCGAAGAATCCCGATTTTCAATTACTTGCCCCAGTACACTTGGGAAATTGCCCTTTCGGATTTTTTAGCTGGTATTACCGTGGGACTGACCATTATTCCTCAAGCTATAGCTTATTCTAATGTGGCTGGCTTACCTGCTCAAATAG aCATTGGCAAAAGTGCTTGTGATAAGTTGGGAAGTATACGCAGAAGTTAG